One Micromonospora sp. WMMD1120 genomic region harbors:
- the ppdK gene encoding pyruvate, phosphate dikinase, which translates to MAAQETVDHKYVYDFSEGNKDLKDLLGGKGANLAEMTNLGLPVPPGFTITTEACQAYLATGREPDGLAAQIEAHLEALERAMGRRLGDPRDPLLVSVRSGAKFSMPGMMETVLNVGLNDQSVIGLAAQAGGSADPAASGGSADPAASGGNDRFAWDSYRRLIQMFGKTVCEVPGEEFEHALDEVKNAKGTHNDLDLDADDLRGLVDAYKKIFSKHTGREFPQEPREQLHLAIRAVFDSWNAERAVLYRRQERIPADLGTAVNVVSMVFGNLGPDSGTGVAFTRDPASGAQGIYGDYLANAQGEDVVAGIRNTVPLQELERLDKTSYDELLGIMARLEEHYRDLCDIEFTIERGKLWMLQTRVGKRTAAAAFVIAGQLVDEGLIDLDEALHRVNGAQLAQLMFPRFQLDHEFEPVATGIGASPGAASGKVVFTSARAVELAAEGESVILVRRETNPDDLNGMIAAKGILTSRGGKTSHAAVVARGMGKTCVSGADEIDVNVPAKRFAVAGQTVNEGDVVSIDGTTGKVYLGEVPVTPSEVVQYFEGSLDPERVDDALVRAVHRIMTHADGKRRLAVRTNADTGADAARARRFGAEGIGLCRTEHMFLGDRRELVERLILARAEGEREAALAALLPLQRADFEEIFREMDGLPVTVRLIDPPLHEFLPPLEQLAVNVAVAQERGEDVAKEEALLAAVRRMHEENPMLGLRGVRLGLVIPGLFAMQVRAIAEAAVAVTRAGGAACPEIMVPLVGAVQELETVRAEAERIIADVVGDSGVEVLIGTMIEVPRAALTAGQIAEAAEFFSFGTNDLTQMGWGFSRDDVEGAFFWRYLELGIFGISPFESIDRDGVGRLVRIAAEEGRAARPGLKLGVCGEHGGDPDSVHFFHSVGLDYVSCSPFRVPVARLEAGRAAVETDGSDSR; encoded by the coding sequence GTGGCAGCGCAAGAGACCGTCGATCACAAGTACGTCTATGACTTCTCCGAAGGCAACAAGGACCTCAAGGACCTGCTCGGCGGCAAGGGAGCCAACCTCGCCGAGATGACGAACCTCGGCCTGCCCGTACCGCCGGGCTTCACCATCACCACCGAGGCCTGCCAGGCGTACCTCGCGACCGGACGGGAGCCGGACGGACTCGCCGCCCAGATCGAGGCGCACCTGGAAGCACTGGAGCGCGCGATGGGCAGGCGGCTCGGCGACCCGCGGGACCCCCTGCTGGTGTCCGTCCGCTCCGGCGCCAAGTTCTCCATGCCCGGCATGATGGAGACCGTCCTCAACGTCGGTCTCAACGACCAGAGCGTGATCGGGCTCGCCGCGCAGGCCGGCGGCTCCGCCGACCCGGCCGCCTCCGGCGGCTCCGCCGACCCGGCCGCCTCCGGCGGCAACGACAGGTTCGCCTGGGACTCCTACCGCCGGCTCATCCAGATGTTCGGCAAGACCGTCTGCGAGGTGCCCGGCGAGGAGTTCGAGCACGCGCTCGACGAGGTCAAGAACGCCAAGGGCACCCACAACGACCTGGATCTGGACGCTGACGACCTACGGGGGCTCGTCGACGCGTACAAGAAGATCTTCTCGAAGCACACCGGCCGGGAGTTTCCGCAGGAACCGCGCGAGCAACTCCACCTGGCCATCCGTGCCGTCTTCGACTCGTGGAACGCCGAGCGGGCGGTGCTCTACCGGCGCCAGGAGCGGATTCCGGCCGACCTCGGCACCGCTGTCAACGTGGTGAGCATGGTCTTCGGCAACCTCGGGCCCGACTCCGGCACCGGCGTCGCGTTCACCCGCGACCCGGCCAGTGGCGCCCAGGGCATCTACGGCGACTACCTGGCCAACGCCCAGGGTGAGGACGTCGTCGCCGGCATCCGTAACACGGTGCCGTTGCAGGAGTTGGAGCGGCTCGACAAGACCTCCTACGACGAGCTGCTCGGCATCATGGCCCGGCTGGAGGAGCACTACCGGGACCTCTGCGACATCGAGTTCACCATCGAACGCGGCAAGCTGTGGATGTTGCAGACCCGGGTCGGCAAGCGCACCGCCGCCGCCGCGTTCGTCATCGCCGGGCAACTCGTCGACGAAGGGCTGATCGACCTGGACGAGGCGCTGCACCGGGTCAACGGCGCCCAACTGGCGCAGCTGATGTTCCCCCGCTTCCAGCTCGACCACGAGTTCGAGCCGGTCGCCACGGGCATCGGCGCGTCGCCGGGCGCGGCGTCCGGGAAGGTCGTCTTCACCTCGGCGCGGGCCGTCGAGCTGGCCGCCGAGGGCGAGTCGGTGATCCTGGTCCGCCGGGAGACCAACCCCGACGACCTGAACGGCATGATCGCGGCGAAGGGCATCCTCACCTCGCGGGGCGGCAAGACCAGCCACGCCGCCGTGGTGGCCCGGGGGATGGGCAAGACCTGCGTCTCCGGCGCCGACGAGATCGACGTCAACGTCCCGGCGAAGCGGTTCGCGGTGGCCGGGCAGACAGTCAACGAGGGCGACGTCGTCTCCATCGACGGCACCACCGGCAAGGTCTACCTCGGCGAGGTGCCGGTCACGCCGTCGGAGGTGGTGCAGTACTTCGAGGGCAGCCTCGACCCCGAGCGCGTCGACGACGCGCTGGTCCGGGCCGTACACCGGATCATGACGCACGCCGACGGGAAGCGGCGGCTGGCGGTCCGCACGAACGCCGACACCGGCGCGGACGCGGCGCGGGCCCGGCGCTTCGGCGCCGAGGGCATCGGGCTGTGCCGCACCGAGCACATGTTCCTCGGTGACCGGCGGGAGCTGGTCGAACGGCTGATCCTGGCGCGGGCGGAGGGTGAGCGGGAGGCGGCGCTGGCGGCGCTGCTGCCGTTGCAGCGCGCCGACTTCGAGGAGATCTTCCGGGAGATGGACGGCCTGCCGGTCACCGTCCGGCTGATCGACCCGCCGCTGCACGAGTTCCTGCCACCGTTGGAGCAGCTCGCCGTCAACGTCGCTGTCGCTCAGGAACGCGGTGAGGACGTCGCCAAGGAGGAGGCCCTGCTCGCCGCCGTCCGGCGTATGCACGAGGAGAACCCGATGCTCGGGTTGCGTGGCGTCCGTCTCGGCCTGGTCATCCCCGGCCTGTTCGCGATGCAGGTCCGGGCCATCGCCGAGGCGGCGGTCGCGGTCACCCGCGCCGGCGGCGCCGCCTGTCCGGAGATCATGGTGCCGCTGGTCGGTGCGGTGCAGGAGTTGGAGACGGTCCGCGCCGAGGCCGAGCGGATCATCGCGGACGTGGTCGGGGACAGCGGGGTCGAGGTGCTGATCGGCACGATGATCGAGGTGCCCCGGGCGGCGCTGACCGCCGGGCAGATCGCCGAGGCGGCCGAGTTCTTCTCCTTCGGCACCAACGATCTGACCCAGATGGGCTGGGGCTTCTCCCGCGACGACGTCGAGGGCGCGTTCTTCTGGCGTTACCTGGAGCTGGGCATCTTCGGCATCTCGCCGTTCGAGTCGATCGACCGGGACGGCGTCGGCCGGCTGGTGCGCATCGCCGCCGAGGAGGGCAGGGCCGCGCGACCCGGACTGAAGCTCGGCGTCTGCGGCGAGCACGGGGGTGACCCGGACTCGGTGCACTTCTTCCACTCCGTCGGCCTGGACTACGTGTCCTGCTCGCCGTTCCGGGTGCCGGTGGCCCGGTTGGAGGCCGGGCGCGCCGCGGTGGAGACCGACGGGTCGGACAGCAGGTGA
- a CDS encoding beta-N-acetylhexosaminidase, giving the protein MSTIPSPSSAAVPAREPAAAALAQAAERTAGDLLTPPAPHRLDEVVPAPRQVELGPAGAWVLPPDAIIAVSADPAALAVAEQLAGLLRPATGYPLPVTDAITPEPAGGIALVLNSSADLGAGHDSADPGAGHDSADPGAGHDSADLGAEGYRLDITTDGVRLTAATAAGLFYGVQTLRQLLPAAIESPVPVTERWALPRGTITDAPRFPYRGAMLDVARHFFGVEDVLRVIDHLARYKLNHLHLHLTDDQGWRITVDSWPELTTVGAATEVGGGPGGHYTKADYARIVAYATARHITVVPEIDLPGHTNSALVAYPHLAPDKIAPPPYTGTEVGFSYVDPSDERTYDFVADVLGEVAALTPGPWLHVGGDEAFKVKGAVYTGFVERVQRIVADLGKSVVGWHQLAPAAHSDGRVLQWWGTNGEDPTTADAVRRGARLVLSPGNHAYLDMKYAPDTPIGHDWAGLIDVHTAYDWDPGSHVADVPATAVLGVEAPLWTESVTSLTDIEFLLLPRLPAIAELGWSPRHTHDWANFRDRLAGQGPRWTAAGITFHRAPEIPWPSARGIPGQRPAPEADTAASRPDGSNQS; this is encoded by the coding sequence GTGTCGACCATCCCCTCCCCCAGCTCCGCCGCCGTTCCGGCGCGGGAGCCGGCAGCGGCCGCGCTGGCCCAGGCCGCCGAGCGGACCGCCGGCGACCTGCTCACCCCACCCGCCCCGCACCGCCTGGACGAGGTGGTGCCCGCCCCGCGGCAGGTCGAGCTCGGGCCGGCCGGGGCATGGGTGCTGCCACCGGACGCGATCATCGCGGTCAGCGCCGACCCGGCCGCGCTCGCGGTCGCCGAGCAGCTCGCCGGGCTGCTGCGCCCCGCCACCGGCTACCCGCTACCGGTCACCGACGCCATCACCCCGGAGCCCGCCGGCGGCATCGCCCTGGTGCTCAACAGCAGCGCCGACCTCGGCGCAGGGCACGACAGCGCCGACCCCGGCGCAGGGCACGACAGCGCCGACCCCGGCGCAGGGCACGACAGCGCCGACCTCGGCGCGGAGGGCTATCGGCTCGACATCACCACCGACGGGGTCCGCCTCACCGCGGCCACCGCCGCCGGCCTCTTCTACGGCGTGCAGACGCTGCGCCAACTACTGCCGGCGGCGATCGAGAGTCCGGTCCCGGTCACCGAACGCTGGGCGCTTCCCCGCGGCACGATCACCGACGCGCCCCGGTTCCCGTACCGGGGAGCGATGCTCGACGTCGCCCGCCACTTCTTCGGCGTCGAGGACGTGCTGCGGGTCATCGACCACCTGGCCCGTTACAAGCTCAACCACCTGCACCTGCACCTCACCGACGACCAGGGCTGGCGGATCACCGTCGACTCGTGGCCGGAGCTGACCACTGTCGGCGCCGCCACCGAGGTCGGCGGCGGCCCCGGTGGGCACTACACGAAGGCCGACTACGCCCGGATCGTCGCCTACGCGACCGCCCGCCACATCACCGTCGTCCCGGAGATCGACCTTCCCGGGCACACCAACTCGGCGCTCGTCGCGTACCCGCACCTGGCACCGGACAAGATCGCGCCACCGCCGTACACCGGCACCGAGGTCGGCTTCAGCTACGTCGACCCATCCGACGAGCGGACGTACGACTTCGTCGCCGACGTCCTGGGCGAGGTGGCCGCGCTGACCCCCGGACCGTGGCTGCACGTCGGCGGTGACGAGGCGTTCAAGGTCAAGGGCGCTGTCTACACCGGTTTCGTCGAGCGGGTCCAGCGCATCGTGGCCGACCTCGGCAAGAGCGTCGTCGGGTGGCACCAGCTCGCGCCGGCCGCCCACAGCGACGGACGCGTCCTGCAGTGGTGGGGCACCAACGGCGAAGACCCCACCACCGCCGACGCCGTACGCCGGGGCGCCCGGCTGGTCCTCTCCCCCGGTAACCACGCATACCTGGACATGAAGTACGCCCCGGACACCCCGATCGGGCACGACTGGGCCGGCCTGATCGACGTCCACACGGCGTACGACTGGGACCCGGGCAGCCACGTCGCCGACGTGCCCGCGACTGCCGTCCTCGGCGTGGAGGCCCCGCTCTGGACCGAATCGGTCACCTCGCTGACCGACATCGAGTTCCTGCTCCTGCCCCGTCTCCCCGCGATCGCCGAGCTGGGCTGGTCCCCACGCCACACCCACGACTGGGCCAACTTCCGTGACCGCCTGGCCGGGCAGGGCCCCCGCTGGACAGCCGCCGGCATCACCTTCCACCGCGCGCCCGAGATCCCCTGGCCGAGCGCCCGGGGCATCCCCGGCCAGCGCCCCGCACCCGAGGCCGACACCGCCGCATCCCGCCCGGACGGGAGCAACCAGTCGTGA
- a CDS encoding C39 family peptidase, translated as MRTDLIRKTALTAAGLAFTGGAIAGPVTAAYAMADAKPTTQTVTDRKGHGERELGVRYEAQPNFYYCGPAATRNALSVQGKNINVDDMAKEMGTTEAGTNSINDITPVLNKETGKANAYRSVEISTPDANTAQTDQLRADIVKTIDDGRAVVANIAGTSTDTDGNTHSYEGGHYISVTGYRDNGNVVTIADSANPDTASYQITVEHLADWIATRGYAAS; from the coding sequence ATGCGTACCGATCTGATTCGCAAGACCGCTCTGACCGCCGCCGGCCTCGCCTTCACCGGTGGCGCCATCGCAGGCCCCGTCACCGCGGCCTACGCCATGGCCGACGCCAAGCCCACCACCCAGACGGTCACCGACCGCAAGGGTCACGGTGAGCGGGAACTCGGCGTGCGCTACGAGGCCCAGCCGAACTTCTACTACTGCGGCCCCGCCGCCACCCGCAACGCCCTGTCCGTCCAGGGCAAGAACATCAACGTCGACGACATGGCCAAGGAGATGGGCACCACCGAGGCCGGCACCAACTCCATCAACGACATCACCCCCGTGCTGAACAAGGAGACCGGCAAGGCCAACGCCTACCGCTCCGTGGAGATCAGCACCCCGGACGCCAACACCGCGCAGACCGACCAGCTCCGCGCCGACATCGTCAAGACCATCGACGACGGCCGCGCCGTGGTCGCCAACATCGCCGGCACCAGCACCGACACCGACGGCAACACCCACTCCTACGAGGGCGGGCACTACATCAGCGTCACCGGCTACCGCGACAACGGCAACGTCGTCACGATCGCCGACTCCGCCAACCCCGACACCGCCTCCTACCAGATCACCGTCGAGCACCTCGCCGACTGGATCGCCACCCGCGGCTACGCCGCCAGCTGA
- the dusB gene encoding tRNA dihydrouridine synthase DusB translates to MTASTVSTPRPLTLGPHQVWPPVVLAPMAGITNVGFRRLCREQGGGIYVCEMITTRALVERNPKTLRMIAFGDDEKPRSLQLYGTDPEITAAAVRIVVERDLADHIDLNFGCPVPKVTRRGGGAALPWRRRLFARLVRAAVAAAAPAGVPVTVKMRKGIDDDHLTYVEAGLAAQEAGVAAVALHGRTAAQRYSGTADWDAIATLKQALDVPVLGNGDIWEADDALRMVAHTGVDGVVVGRGCLGRPWLFADLEAAFNGRPERRLPTLGEVAVTMRRHAELLVDQFSAGARNPARGERDGCTDFRKHVAWYLKGFPVGGELRRSLAMIESLAQLDDLLGKLDPAEPFPVTALGQPRGRTNAPGKVALPDGWLVDRDDDTVPEGAEMDDSGG, encoded by the coding sequence GTGACTGCCTCGACCGTGTCCACGCCGCGCCCGTTGACCCTCGGGCCGCACCAGGTGTGGCCGCCGGTGGTGCTCGCGCCGATGGCCGGCATCACGAACGTGGGGTTCCGCCGGCTCTGCCGTGAGCAGGGCGGCGGCATCTACGTCTGCGAGATGATCACCACCAGGGCGTTGGTCGAACGCAACCCGAAGACGCTGCGCATGATCGCGTTCGGTGACGACGAGAAGCCCCGCAGCCTCCAGCTCTACGGCACCGATCCGGAGATCACCGCCGCCGCCGTGCGTATCGTCGTCGAACGCGACCTGGCCGATCACATCGACCTCAACTTCGGCTGCCCCGTACCCAAGGTCACCCGGCGTGGCGGCGGCGCGGCGCTGCCCTGGCGCCGCCGGCTCTTCGCACGGCTGGTCCGGGCCGCGGTGGCCGCCGCGGCGCCGGCCGGGGTGCCCGTCACGGTCAAGATGCGCAAGGGCATCGACGACGACCACCTGACGTACGTCGAAGCGGGGCTGGCCGCCCAGGAAGCCGGCGTGGCCGCTGTGGCCCTGCACGGGCGGACGGCCGCGCAGCGTTACTCGGGCACCGCCGACTGGGACGCGATCGCCACGTTGAAGCAGGCCCTCGACGTGCCGGTGCTCGGCAACGGCGACATCTGGGAGGCCGACGACGCGCTGCGGATGGTCGCGCACACCGGCGTCGACGGCGTGGTGGTCGGGCGCGGCTGCCTCGGTCGGCCGTGGCTCTTCGCCGACCTGGAGGCCGCCTTCAACGGCCGGCCGGAGCGGCGGCTGCCCACCCTCGGCGAGGTGGCGGTGACCATGCGCCGGCACGCCGAACTGCTCGTCGACCAGTTCTCGGCCGGCGCCCGCAACCCGGCGCGGGGCGAACGCGACGGCTGCACCGACTTCCGCAAGCACGTCGCCTGGTACCTCAAGGGCTTCCCGGTCGGCGGCGAACTGCGCCGCTCGCTCGCGATGATCGAGAGCCTGGCCCAGCTCGACGACCTGCTCGGCAAGCTCGACCCGGCGGAGCCGTTCCCGGTCACCGCCCTGGGGCAGCCGCGCGGGCGCACCAACGCGCCGGGCAAGGTCGCCCTGCCCGACGGCTGGCTGGTCGACCGCGACGACGACACGGTGCCCGAGGGCGCCGAGATGGACGACTCCGGCGGCTGA
- a CDS encoding glycine--tRNA ligase, whose product MPADRIDAVVSLAKRRGFVFPSSEIYGGTRSAWDYGPLGVELKENVRRQWWKTMVQQRDDVVGLDSAVILARKVWEASGHIAEFVDPLTECQFCHKRFRADHLEEAYAEKHGKPLTSLSELNCPNCGNKGTFTEPKMFNGLMKTYLGPVESDEGLHYLRPETAQGIFVNYKNVETVARKKPPFGIAQTGKSFRNEITPGNFIFRTREFEQMEMEFFVEPGTDEQWHEYWLQERWNWYLDLGLSADNLRLYEHPKEKLSHYSKRTVDIEYRFQFGGSEFAELEGVANRTDFDLSTHSKHSGVDLSYFDQSKSERWMPYVIEPAAGLTRAVLAFLLEAYDEDEAPNTKGGVDKRTVMRFDPRLAPVKVAVLPLSRNEALSPKAKDLATLLRKRWVVEFDDSQAIGRRYRRQDEIGTPFCVTVDFDTLDDNAVTVRNRDTMAQERVSLDQVERYLIERLPGC is encoded by the coding sequence ATGCCAGCCGACCGTATCGACGCCGTCGTCAGCCTCGCCAAGCGCCGAGGCTTCGTCTTCCCCTCCAGCGAGATCTACGGAGGCACCCGATCGGCGTGGGACTACGGCCCGCTCGGCGTGGAGCTGAAGGAGAACGTCCGCCGGCAGTGGTGGAAGACCATGGTCCAGCAGCGCGACGACGTCGTCGGTCTCGACTCCGCGGTGATCCTGGCCCGCAAGGTGTGGGAGGCGTCCGGCCACATCGCCGAGTTCGTCGACCCGCTCACCGAGTGCCAGTTCTGCCACAAGCGGTTCCGGGCCGACCACCTGGAGGAGGCGTACGCCGAGAAGCACGGCAAGCCGCTCACCTCGCTGTCGGAGCTGAACTGCCCCAACTGCGGCAACAAGGGCACCTTCACCGAGCCGAAGATGTTCAACGGCCTGATGAAGACCTACCTGGGCCCGGTGGAGAGCGACGAAGGGCTGCACTACCTGCGCCCGGAGACCGCGCAGGGCATCTTCGTCAACTACAAGAACGTCGAGACGGTCGCCCGCAAGAAGCCGCCGTTCGGCATCGCGCAGACCGGCAAGTCGTTCCGCAACGAGATCACCCCGGGCAACTTCATCTTCCGTACCCGTGAGTTCGAGCAGATGGAGATGGAGTTCTTCGTCGAGCCGGGCACCGACGAGCAGTGGCACGAGTACTGGCTCCAGGAGCGCTGGAACTGGTACCTCGACCTCGGCCTGTCGGCGGACAACCTGCGCCTCTACGAGCACCCCAAGGAGAAGCTGTCGCACTACTCGAAGCGGACCGTGGACATCGAGTACCGCTTCCAGTTCGGCGGCAGCGAGTTCGCCGAGCTGGAGGGTGTCGCCAACCGCACCGACTTCGACCTCTCCACGCACAGCAAGCACTCCGGCGTCGACCTGTCGTACTTCGACCAGAGCAAGAGTGAGCGCTGGATGCCGTACGTCATCGAGCCGGCCGCGGGTCTGACCCGCGCGGTGCTCGCCTTCCTGCTGGAGGCGTACGACGAGGACGAGGCGCCGAACACCAAGGGCGGCGTGGACAAGCGCACCGTGATGCGCTTCGACCCGCGGCTCGCCCCGGTCAAGGTGGCGGTGCTGCCGCTGTCCCGCAACGAGGCGCTGTCGCCGAAGGCCAAGGACCTCGCCACGCTGCTGCGCAAGCGCTGGGTGGTGGAGTTCGACGACTCGCAGGCGATCGGCCGCCGCTACCGCCGGCAGGACGAGATCGGCACCCCGTTCTGCGTCACAGTCGACTTCGACACGCTGGACGACAACGCCGTGACGGTCCGTAACCGGGACACCATGGCCCAGGAGCGGGTCTCCCTCGACCAGGTGGAGCGCTACCTGATCGAGCGACTCCCCGGCTGCTGA